In Xenopus laevis strain J_2021 chromosome 2S, Xenopus_laevis_v10.1, whole genome shotgun sequence, a genomic segment contains:
- the ddx3x.S gene encoding putative ATP-dependent RNA helicase an3 isoform X2: MGNRSDKSGFGRFDRGNSRWSDDRNDEDDWSKPLAPNDRVEQELFSGSNTGINFEKYDDIPVEATGSNCPPHIESFHDVTMGEIIMGNIQLTRYTRPTPVQKHAIPIIIEKRDLMACAQTGSGKTAAFLLPILSQIYADGPGDAMKHLQENGRYGRRKQFPLSLVLAPTRELAVQIYEEARKFAYRSRVRPCVVYGGADIGQQIRDLERGCHLLVATPGRLVDMMERGKIGLDFCKYLVLDEADRMLDMGFEPQIRRIVEQDTMPPKGVRQTMMFSATFPKEIQILARDFLDEYIFLAVGRVGSTSENITQKVVWVEEMDKRSFLLDLLNATGKDSLTLVFVETKKGADALEDFLYHEGYACTSIHGDRSQRDREEALHQFRSGKSPILVATAVAARGLDISNVKHVINFDLPSDIEEYVHRIGRTGRVGNLGLATSFFNEKNINITKDLLDLLVEAKQEVPSWLENMAYEQHHKSSSRGRSKSRFSGGFGAKDYRQSSGAGSSFGSSRGGRSSGHGGSRGFGGGYGGFYNSDGYGGNYGGSSQVDWWGN; the protein is encoded by the exons ATGGGTAACAGAAGTGATAAGAGTGGCTTTGGTAGATTTGACAGAGGTAACAGCCGTTGGTCAGATGATAGAAATGATGAGGATGACTGGTCAAAACCTCTCGCTCCAAATGACCGTGTAGAACA ggAACTTTTCTCTGGGAGCAATACTGGCATTAATTTCGAGAAGTATGACGACATTCCAGTTGAAGCAACAGGCAGCAATTGCCCACCACACATAGAAAGT TTTCATGATGTTACTATGGGTGAAATTATCATGGGAAACATTCAGCTAACCCGTTACACGCGACCAACCCCAGTGCAGAAACATGCAATTCCAATAATCATAGAGAAACGGGACTTGATGGCTTGTGCTCAGACAG gatctgGGAAAACTGCAGCATTTCTTCTGCCCATATTGAGTCAGATCTATGCAGATGGGCCTGGTGATGCAATGAAGCACTTACAG GAAAATGGAAGATATGGTAGACGCAAACAGTTTCCACTTTCTCTTGTTTTGGCACCTACCAGAGAGCTAGCAGTACAAATCTATGAAGAGGCTCGAAAG TTTGCATATAGGTCCAGAGTTCGCCCATGTGTAGTCTATGGTGGGGCTGATATTGGGCAGCAGATACGAGACTTGGAACGTGGTTGTCATCTACTTGTTGCCACTCCTGGACGTCTTGTTGACATGATGGAGAGGGGAAAGATTGGCTTAGACTTTTGCAA gtATTTGGTACTAGATGAAGCAGACAGAATGCTTGACATGGGTTTTGAACCTCAGATTCGTCGGATTGTTGAACAAGACACTATGCCACCCAAAGGTGTAAGACAGACTATGATGTTCAGTGCCACTTTCCCCAAAGAGATTCAG ATACTTGCCAGAGACTTCTTGGATGAATATATTTTCTTGGCAGTTGGTAGAGTTGGTTCTACTTCAGAAAATATAACTCAAAAGGTTGTTTGGGTTGAGGAGATGGATAAACGTTCATTTTTGCTTGACCTCCTTAATGCAACTG ggaaagaTTCCTTAACTCTTGTCTTTGTGGAGACCAAAAAGGGTGCAGATGCACTTGAAGACTTCTTGTACCATGAAGGTTATGCCTGTACAAGCATCCATGGAGATAGGTCTCAGAGAGACAGAGAAGAAGCACTTCACCAATTCCGATCAGGAAAAAGCCCAATCCTTGTTGCCACTGCT GTAGCAGCTAGAGGTCTTGACATTTCAAATGTAAAGCATGTCATAAACTTTGATCTACCAAGTGACATTGAAGAATATGTACATCGTATTGGTCGTACTGGACGTGTAGGGAATCTTG gtCTTGCAACATCTTTTTTCAACGAGAAGAACATAAACATAACAAAAGATTTGCTGGATCTGCTTGTGGAAGCAAAACAGGAGGTTCCTTCTTGGTTGGAGAACATGGCATATGAACAGCATCATAAGAGCAGCAGTCGTGGGCGTTCAAAGAG tcGTTTCAGTGGTGGATTCGGTGCCAAAGACTATCGTCAGAGTAGCGGTGCGGGTAGCAGCTTTGGCAGCAGCCGCGGTGGTCGAAGCAGTGGTCATGGAGGCAGCAGGGGATTTGGAG GTGGCTATGGTGGCTTCTATAACAGTGACGGATATGGAGGCAACTACGGGGGCAGCTCCCAGGTTGACTGGTGGGGCAACTAA
- the ddx3x.S gene encoding putative ATP-dependent RNA helicase an3 isoform X1 → MSHVAVENVLSLDQQFAGLDLNSADAHGAGIKGRYIPPHLRNKEASRHGYPRCQYPAVDVYKGYGDWWSQRNDSNFDSGHGGNGYINGMNDDHDSRMNGYDRSGYGSRGSGRSDRGFYDKDNSGWNSGRDKDAYSSFGSRGDRGKGSLFNERGSGSRRTDDRRQDGFDGMGNRSDKSGFGRFDRGNSRWSDDRNDEDDWSKPLAPNDRVEQELFSGSNTGINFEKYDDIPVEATGSNCPPHIESFHDVTMGEIIMGNIQLTRYTRPTPVQKHAIPIIIEKRDLMACAQTGSGKTAAFLLPILSQIYADGPGDAMKHLQENGRYGRRKQFPLSLVLAPTRELAVQIYEEARKFAYRSRVRPCVVYGGADIGQQIRDLERGCHLLVATPGRLVDMMERGKIGLDFCKYLVLDEADRMLDMGFEPQIRRIVEQDTMPPKGVRQTMMFSATFPKEIQILARDFLDEYIFLAVGRVGSTSENITQKVVWVEEMDKRSFLLDLLNATGKDSLTLVFVETKKGADALEDFLYHEGYACTSIHGDRSQRDREEALHQFRSGKSPILVATAVAARGLDISNVKHVINFDLPSDIEEYVHRIGRTGRVGNLGLATSFFNEKNINITKDLLDLLVEAKQEVPSWLENMAYEQHHKSSSRGRSKSRFSGGFGAKDYRQSSGAGSSFGSSRGGRSSGHGGSRGFGGGYGGFYNSDGYGGNYGGSSQVDWWGN, encoded by the exons ATGAGTCATGTGGCCGTGGAAAATGTCCTCAGTCTAGACCAGCAG TTTGCTGGCCTAGATTTGAATTCAGCTGACGCTCACGGTGCTGGAATAA aaggaCGTTACATCCCTCCGCATTTGAGAAACAAAGAAGCCTCAAGGCATG GTTATCCAAGGTGTCAATACCCAGCAGTAGATGTGTATAAGGGATACGGTGATTGGTGGTCCCAAAGAAATG ACTCCAACTTTGACTCTGGTCATGGTGGGAATGGCTACATCAATGGGATGAATGATGACCATGACAGTCGTATGAATGGTTATGATCGAAGTGGCTATGGAAGCCGTGGTTCTGGAAGATCTGACAGAG gCTTTTATGACAAAGACAACTCTGGGTGGAATTCAGGCAGAGACAAAGATGCATACAGCAGTTTTGGCTCTAGGGGTGACCGGGGCAAAGGAAGCTTATTTAATGAGAGAGGAAGTGGATCCAGAAG AACTGATGACCGTCGTCAAGATGGCTTTGATGGAATGGGTAACAGAAGTGATAAGAGTGGCTTTGGTAGATTTGACAGAGGTAACAGCCGTTGGTCAGATGATAGAAATGATGAGGATGACTGGTCAAAACCTCTCGCTCCAAATGACCGTGTAGAACA ggAACTTTTCTCTGGGAGCAATACTGGCATTAATTTCGAGAAGTATGACGACATTCCAGTTGAAGCAACAGGCAGCAATTGCCCACCACACATAGAAAGT TTTCATGATGTTACTATGGGTGAAATTATCATGGGAAACATTCAGCTAACCCGTTACACGCGACCAACCCCAGTGCAGAAACATGCAATTCCAATAATCATAGAGAAACGGGACTTGATGGCTTGTGCTCAGACAG gatctgGGAAAACTGCAGCATTTCTTCTGCCCATATTGAGTCAGATCTATGCAGATGGGCCTGGTGATGCAATGAAGCACTTACAG GAAAATGGAAGATATGGTAGACGCAAACAGTTTCCACTTTCTCTTGTTTTGGCACCTACCAGAGAGCTAGCAGTACAAATCTATGAAGAGGCTCGAAAG TTTGCATATAGGTCCAGAGTTCGCCCATGTGTAGTCTATGGTGGGGCTGATATTGGGCAGCAGATACGAGACTTGGAACGTGGTTGTCATCTACTTGTTGCCACTCCTGGACGTCTTGTTGACATGATGGAGAGGGGAAAGATTGGCTTAGACTTTTGCAA gtATTTGGTACTAGATGAAGCAGACAGAATGCTTGACATGGGTTTTGAACCTCAGATTCGTCGGATTGTTGAACAAGACACTATGCCACCCAAAGGTGTAAGACAGACTATGATGTTCAGTGCCACTTTCCCCAAAGAGATTCAG ATACTTGCCAGAGACTTCTTGGATGAATATATTTTCTTGGCAGTTGGTAGAGTTGGTTCTACTTCAGAAAATATAACTCAAAAGGTTGTTTGGGTTGAGGAGATGGATAAACGTTCATTTTTGCTTGACCTCCTTAATGCAACTG ggaaagaTTCCTTAACTCTTGTCTTTGTGGAGACCAAAAAGGGTGCAGATGCACTTGAAGACTTCTTGTACCATGAAGGTTATGCCTGTACAAGCATCCATGGAGATAGGTCTCAGAGAGACAGAGAAGAAGCACTTCACCAATTCCGATCAGGAAAAAGCCCAATCCTTGTTGCCACTGCT GTAGCAGCTAGAGGTCTTGACATTTCAAATGTAAAGCATGTCATAAACTTTGATCTACCAAGTGACATTGAAGAATATGTACATCGTATTGGTCGTACTGGACGTGTAGGGAATCTTG gtCTTGCAACATCTTTTTTCAACGAGAAGAACATAAACATAACAAAAGATTTGCTGGATCTGCTTGTGGAAGCAAAACAGGAGGTTCCTTCTTGGTTGGAGAACATGGCATATGAACAGCATCATAAGAGCAGCAGTCGTGGGCGTTCAAAGAG tcGTTTCAGTGGTGGATTCGGTGCCAAAGACTATCGTCAGAGTAGCGGTGCGGGTAGCAGCTTTGGCAGCAGCCGCGGTGGTCGAAGCAGTGGTCATGGAGGCAGCAGGGGATTTGGAG GTGGCTATGGTGGCTTCTATAACAGTGACGGATATGGAGGCAACTACGGGGGCAGCTCCCAGGTTGACTGGTGGGGCAACTAA
- the ddx3x.S gene encoding putative ATP-dependent RNA helicase an3 (The RefSeq protein has 14 substitutions, 1 non-frameshifting indel compared to this genomic sequence) — MSHVAVENVLNLDQQFAGLDLNSADAESGVAGTKGRYIPPHLRNKEASRNDSNWDSGRGGNGYINGMQDDRDGRMNGYDRGGYGSRGTGRSDRGFYDRENSGWNSGRDKDAYSSFGSRGDRGKGSLFNERGSGSRRTDDRRQDGFDGMGNRSDKSGFGRFDRGNSRWSDDRNDEDDWSKPLAPNDRVEQELFSGSNTGINFEKYDDIPVEATGSNCPPHIESFHDVTMGEIIMGNIQLTRYTRPTPVQKHAIPIIIEKRDLMACAQTGSGKTAAFLLPILSQIYADGPGDAMKHLQENGRYGRRKQFPLSLVLAPTRELAVQIYEEARKFAYRSRVRPCVVYGGADIGQQIRDLERGCHLLVATPGRLVDMMERGKIGLDFCKYLVLDEADRMLDMGFEPQIRRIVEQDTMPPKGVRQTMMFSATFPKEIQILARDFLDEYIFLAVGRVGSTSENITQKVVWVEEMDKRSFLLDLLNATGKDSLTLVFVETKKGADALEDFLYHEGYACTSIHGDRSQRDREEALHQFRSGKSPILVATAVAARGLDISNVKHVINFDLPSDIEEYVHRIGRTGRVGNLGLATSFFNEKNINITKDLLDLLVEAKQEVPSWLENMAYEQHHKSSSRGRSKSRFSGGFGAKDYRQSSGAGSSFGSSRGGRSSGHGGSRGFGGGYGGFYNSDGYGGNYGGSSQVDWWGN, encoded by the exons ATGAGTCATGTGGCCGTGGAAAATGTCCTCAGTCTAGACCAGCAG TTTGCTGGCCTAGATTTGAATTCAGCTGACGCTCACGGTGCTGGAATAA aaggaCGTTACATCCCTCCGCATTTGAGAAACAAAGAAGCCTCAAGGCATG ACTCCAACTTTGACTCTGGTCATGGTGGGAATGGCTACATCAATGGGATGAATGATGACCATGACAGTCGTATGAATGGTTATGATCGAAGTGGCTATGGAAGCCGTGGTTCTGGAAGATCTGACAGAG gCTTTTATGACAAAGACAACTCTGGGTGGAATTCAGGCAGAGACAAAGATGCATACAGCAGTTTTGGCTCTAGGGGTGACCGGGGCAAAGGAAGCTTATTTAATGAGAGAGGAAGTGGATCCAGAAG AACTGATGACCGTCGTCAAGATGGCTTTGATGGAATGGGTAACAGAAGTGATAAGAGTGGCTTTGGTAGATTTGACAGAGGTAACAGCCGTTGGTCAGATGATAGAAATGATGAGGATGACTGGTCAAAACCTCTCGCTCCAAATGACCGTGTAGAACA ggAACTTTTCTCTGGGAGCAATACTGGCATTAATTTCGAGAAGTATGACGACATTCCAGTTGAAGCAACAGGCAGCAATTGCCCACCACACATAGAAAGT TTTCATGATGTTACTATGGGTGAAATTATCATGGGAAACATTCAGCTAACCCGTTACACGCGACCAACCCCAGTGCAGAAACATGCAATTCCAATAATCATAGAGAAACGGGACTTGATGGCTTGTGCTCAGACAG gatctgGGAAAACTGCAGCATTTCTTCTGCCCATATTGAGTCAGATCTATGCAGATGGGCCTGGTGATGCAATGAAGCACTTACAG GAAAATGGAAGATATGGTAGACGCAAACAGTTTCCACTTTCTCTTGTTTTGGCACCTACCAGAGAGCTAGCAGTACAAATCTATGAAGAGGCTCGAAAG TTTGCATATAGGTCCAGAGTTCGCCCATGTGTAGTCTATGGTGGGGCTGATATTGGGCAGCAGATACGAGACTTGGAACGTGGTTGTCATCTACTTGTTGCCACTCCTGGACGTCTTGTTGACATGATGGAGAGGGGAAAGATTGGCTTAGACTTTTGCAA gtATTTGGTACTAGATGAAGCAGACAGAATGCTTGACATGGGTTTTGAACCTCAGATTCGTCGGATTGTTGAACAAGACACTATGCCACCCAAAGGTGTAAGACAGACTATGATGTTCAGTGCCACTTTCCCCAAAGAGATTCAG ATACTTGCCAGAGACTTCTTGGATGAATATATTTTCTTGGCAGTTGGTAGAGTTGGTTCTACTTCAGAAAATATAACTCAAAAGGTTGTTTGGGTTGAGGAGATGGATAAACGTTCATTTTTGCTTGACCTCCTTAATGCAACTG ggaaagaTTCCTTAACTCTTGTCTTTGTGGAGACCAAAAAGGGTGCAGATGCACTTGAAGACTTCTTGTACCATGAAGGTTATGCCTGTACAAGCATCCATGGAGATAGGTCTCAGAGAGACAGAGAAGAAGCACTTCACCAATTCCGATCAGGAAAAAGCCCAATCCTTGTTGCCACTGCT GTAGCAGCTAGAGGTCTTGACATTTCAAATGTAAAGCATGTCATAAACTTTGATCTACCAAGTGACATTGAAGAATATGTACATCGTATTGGTCGTACTGGACGTGTAGGGAATCTTG gtCTTGCAACATCTTTTTTCAACGAGAAGAACATAAACATAACAAAAGATTTGCTGGATCTGCTTGTGGAAGCAAAACAGGAGGTTCCTTCTTGGTTGGAGAACATGGCATATGAACAGCATCATAAGAGCAGCAGTCGTGGGCGTTCAAAGAG tcGTTTCAGTGGTGGATTCGGTGCCAAAGACTATCGTCAGAGTAGCGGTGCGGGTAGCAGCTTTGGCAGCAGCCGCGGTGGTCGAAGCAGTGGTCATGGAGGCAGCAGGGGATTTGGAG GTGGCTATGGTGGCTTCTATAACAGTGACGGATATGGAGGCAACTACGGGGGCAGCTCCCAGGTTGACTGGTGGGGCAACTAA